The nucleotide sequence GCTTCTTCAAAACAAATACTTGTGAGGAAAGAGAGGTGTGGAAGGCATAAAAAAAACCCCGCGTCGCCCTCCTCTGGCGACACGGGGGGCGACTCCTCCAGCGCTGCCACCAGTTCCTTTCCCTACCCCTTCTTGTCTCGCTGCCGCCGGAGGCGCCGCTAGCGAAGTCCGGGCGGGCTCCAGtgagggcggcggcggggcgtctTCCTGGGCAACCTCCACCCCTCTCCTCCTCTCCTAGTTGGGGCGTGGCGGCGCACGCCAGATCCGCGAGGCCCAGTGGCGGGAAGCGGCGGCGGTCCATGGCGGGCGGCGGGCAGGGCTCTGCGGTGGCGTGGATGCCCAGGCGTTGGTGGGGATAAGGTGGTGTTGGCCGGGGCTGGCGGGCCAGATCTGGGCGCCGCGAGCCTACGGGCTGCTGTCGTGTTCATCCTCGCCGCGGGTGGTGCAGCACCCGCTGATCGTGGCGGGTGTGGCGGTGGTGGATGGGGCTCCCGGCAGTGGCGTCGATCTGAGTGGCCTTCGGTCCCTCTCCTCGTCATCTTGGCACTATTTTCGTCAAAGAGTTGGCCCTCTCCCAGTTGCGGTCCATCGTTGTCTCGCGCCCGATGCAACAGGATCGAGCTCGTCTCGCGCCCGGTGCAGCAGGACCGAGCTCGTTTCGCGCCCGTGCAACAGTACCGAGGTCATCTTGCGATCGGTGCGGTAGGACGGTCGATGGAGGCCAGTTTTGGCCGACCTATTAGGTCTCGGTGCTGGGGGCGGCCAGGGGTGCGAAAGGCGGGGCCTTTCCGCTCTTCTCTTTGGTTGGGGTAGCGGTGGGTTTCAGGTGAGGGGGTGTCAAGGTCTTGGTtgccggggcggcggccctggtggTGGTAGCGCGGTGCTCATGGGCAGAGCCCGTGGCTCGGTGCTGCCCGTTGGCCATGGCCGTGTGGGCGGTGTGGCTGCCGGGGTGTGGCGTTCGGTGACGGTGAGTGTTGGACAGGGTGAAAACATGTTCTATCTTTGCACGGACCAGCAGCGGCGAGGCTCgctcccttcttgaaggcgtcgtcaCGGCTCTCATTGCTCGTCGTGATGCTCCGGGGGAAACTTTGATCCTCGGATCGGGCGGTGGTGGCGCTCCGGTGTAGTAACCTTCCTGAAGGCGCCGCCTTGGAGCCCACAGTTCGTCGTATGTGGCTTCATCTCCTCGCGGTGGCGTTAGTGCTAGGGATGGTGTTGCTGCGCTCAACGCCTATGTATCCTGCCTtgggtgtgtgcgtgtgttgtgATGGCGTGCGTTTGTACCAGGTTGTTGATGATCATTGCTTTATATCTAAAGCGGGGCGAACGCCTTTTTCGTTAAACAAATGCTTGTAGACCTCATCTTGCTCTTACACTCCATTGTAATAACTCAATGttgttaagcttcatgcactagCCAACGCAACCAAAAGTCCAAACTGATGGAAAGGGCTAGTGCAATCCACATATACTATAACACCCCCTCTCACGTGTGCCGGGGAAGACAAGTCAACACGTGCAACCGGAAGAGAGCGACGTCGTGCGAAACTCACGTATGACCCAAGAGCTAATAGCACATGTACTGTCAGACAATAGCGGAGTAGGTGTAGTGACTGAAACACCAAAGTCCTGAAGTAACCATcgtaaccaagtcacctctgCCGTCAAAAGAGCCATAGCTTGCAACTCGGCCTCTGCACTCGAACGGGAAACTCCAGTCTATTTCTTCGTCTTCCAGGAATGAGAGAACCACCAAAAAAACATAATAAGCAGAAAGTGAACGGCGATCTGAGAGATCACTAGCCCACGTAGCATCCGAATAGGCCTGGAGCTGTAATGAACCGGAGCGAGGAAAGAACAGACGATGAGAGATCGTGCCACGAAGATATCAGAGAACACGAATTAGGTGGTTGTAATGAACCAAAGTGGGAGCAGAGACAAACTGACTCAGAATATGGACTGGCTAAGAGATATCCGGACGAGTGACAGCTAGATAGACAAGATTCCCAACAAGATGACGATAACGCGTCGGGTCAGACAAGGGGTCACCATCAGTATCACGGAGGTGAACATTGAGCTCCATGGGTGTCAAAACAGTGCGGTCATCAGTAAGAGCAAcacgagcaagaagatcctggaTATACTTTTCCTGGGAAATAAAAAAGGCATCAGAGGTAGAAGAGACCTCGATCCCAAGAAAGTAGCGAAGAGGGCCAAGACCAGACATAAGAAACTGCTCACTAAGGTGTGCCTTCACAAAGGCAATATACTCGGGgtcatgtcatcaacatatagaaGAAGAACAGTCCGACCACGAGTTGAAAGATGGACGAACAACGCCGGATCATGAGCACTCGCTCGAAAGCCAGCGACAGTCACTACGGAGGCAAAACGCTCGAACCAGATGCGAGGGGCTTGCACGGGCgcaccaccaccacgccgcctGTCACGCCGCCAGCCCACACCGCCGCCGCGCCTTAGCGCTAATGCACCGCCGCACCCGCCGCCAAGCGTCGCGTGCCCGACTAGCTACCGCATCTCGCGCCGAATCCACCGCGCGGGGAGATGAAAGAACCCTGCCGCCGCCGACGATGACCGGGCTTTGCCCGGCCGTGCCCTCGGGCGGCGGTGAGGGAGGAGGAGAGTAGGGAGGGACGCCCGGCGGCGGCAGCTAGGGTTCCCTCTCGGTCACGCGCGGGGCGACgcgagagggagagagggggtgGGAGAAAGATGTGTTTTTTTTTAGATTTCTCCTATATGCACCAAGTATGCTTCCATACGGACGGCGAACAATTATTTAAGATAGCCAGCTTAAACTTAATATTAAAAACAGAGCAATACTGTTCGTGTAGTCCAGAATCTGCATCCACTTACATGGCTGTCCTTTTGCTGTGGGATCGCTGAAACACACCAGCGCTGCTGTGCAACCAGTGCAACTCATCATAATGTCGGAGAACCAGCAGAGAACAAAACTAAAATAATCATTGCAGGAACACGAAACCCGCATTGCATTTCCTTGGCTAATCTTCCATGATCACATATAACCCATATCCAGATCCGAGATCAAACTGAACACTCGTGCAGTCAGCTGTGTCACCAATGACCTAGACATGCCAGGCACATATAAGCTCACTGATTCACACTTGCTGCGCTAATAAAAAACACGTAGGCAACAGCTTTGTCTGATTGGGCTTtggttggccatgtttctttcaACAGATCACCTTAACACATATGGAGGTTAGTTGGATGAGAGATTCCTGCTGTCGACTGCTCTACCCATCCATGCCATTGCTCCGTTATAAACACAGAGAGAAGCCAAGGATTGAGCACCAACAAACTGCAGCCCTTGTCTTGCCAACCTTTCTCTTCCATTTCCATACCGAAGAAAGTAGCATCAGAGCCTCAAAACCACAAGCATGGCTTACCATCTAAGATCTGCAAGCGCGCCTTCCAGCCCTCGCTCAAACAAACCCCAAGTAGAGCAGCAGCTCCAGAGCCTGAGCGCAACCATCTCTTCGCCCTTGGTGACCATCGATACGGCATGCAAAGGTTTGATGAAGCTGGAAGACATCTACAGCTGCATTGAAGAGATGATGTGCACACCCAGCAACCAAGTCAGCTTCTGCAAGACCCTGCAAAGGGTGGCAGTGGAGGCCGAGCTTGGACGGTCCCTCGTCGTGCTTGACCTCTGCAACGCCATGCAGGAGACCTTGATGGAGCTGAAGATGACTGTCCAAGAGCTCTTGTTGGTTCTGAAGAGAGGAGAGGATGTAACTTGCCAGTTCAAGGCGTACATCCGGCTAGCCAAGAAGGCACAAAAGCAGTTCAAGAAGATCAGCAAGAAAACTGCTTCAGACAAGAATGATTCTAGGATGGTGATGCTAATGGCAGAAGCGAGAGAGATCACCATTTCACTTCTCGAATCCATATCCTGCATCTTGTCGAAGCAAATTGAGATGCCCAAGTGGTCTCTTGTCTCCAAAACATTGCAGAAGAGCAAAGTTGTGTGCAAAGAGGAGCAATTGCGGGCATTGGAGTGCAGTATCGAAGATCTTGAGAGCGGAGTGGAACTTCTGTACAGGAGTTTGATCCAGAACAGAGTTTTTCTTCTCAATGCTCTTAGTTTGTAGATACCCTGAGCTCTAGTTCCTGCGGTTGGCATCCACCTTTTAAAGGATTAGTCAACCATCCTAACAGTTTTGCAATATGTATGCATAGAAAGTTCAATAGCAAGCAAAAGCAATTTTGTCAATTTCCTATTTTCTGAATTTTATCATTTGTGCATGCCCCACGATATAAATCAGTATCCTGATTAAACGACTTGGTTTCCCCTCAAACATACTATGTACTTACAGGCAACAGAACAATAACAACTGATATAAATCAGTATCCTGATGACATGACTTGGTTCAGTAAAATGTTGTCTACTTTATAGTTCTACACTACTGATGTTATAAGAAGTGATGGTGCCTCCAGAATCTGGAAGGTGGAACATGCCAGCTCCAACCCACGACCTAGTGATAATGCATTATCATTATCGAGGGGAATACCTAATGATGCTGATGACTAACAATAATCAGGCCAACACAAGCAACCGATACAAATCCAGTGAAAATCCTTTCTTATCATGTTGTTGTACTTTCCCTTCTGCTTCCTAATGGTACAATGAACTTCATGTTTCCGTCATTGGAttagtttgaaaaaaaatcagtAGCATGCTTTTTTtaacatcagtacagacacaagcgctcatatatacacgcatacactcacccctgtGAACGCACACATGCACATCCTACCCATATGAACACCTTCGAAAGACtaagccggcatatcatcttgagattttacgaaagtgtatcgccggaaatcctgaaataaatccaggataaatgcgagcaccaagacttgaaccctggtgggctgagaataccactgtccacctaaccatcaAACTACAGATTGGTTCGCAGTAGCATGCTTCTATTTTATGCATAGCATGCATCGTAGGTAATTTTCGTTCACACAATTATCTCAGCTTGCCAGATACTAGAACCTAATATTAAAAGCAGAATTATACTTGCGTGTTGTGTCCAGAATCTGTGTGCACTTACATGGTTGTCCTTGCTGTGGATAGCTGAAACACGCCAGTGGTGCTGCACAGGCACAAGACCCCATCATAATGTTGAAAAATCAGCGAGCACCAGATAAATCATCCTCAACAACAGAAAACCTGTATTGTATTTGCTTCAACAATACTTCATGATCACATATCAAGATCCGAAATCAAACAAAATACCCGTCAGTATACTCTGTTACCAATAACCAAGACATGCCAAGCATATAAGCTAACTCATTCATGTTTGGCACGCAAACCTAAAGCAGATAAAGCAACACTCTCTTATGGAGGTTAGCAGATGGGATTCTTGCTGTCGGCTGCTCTGTTCATCGTGACATTGCTGCTGCCTCTCTGATATATATACAGGGAGAACCCCAAGGCTTAAGCACCAACGAACTGCAGGTCGTCTTGCCTACCATTCTCGTCAATTTCTATACAGAAGAAAACAGCACCACAGCTTGAATCTCCAACCATGGCTTACCATCTACGATCGGCAAGCACGCCTTCGAGGCCTCGCTCAAACAAAACTGAAGTCGAGCAGCAGCTCCAGAGCCTGAGCACAACCATCTCTTCGCCCTCGGCGACCATTGATACGATGTGTGATGGCTTGAGGAGGCTCGGTGACATCTACAGCTGCATCGAGAAGATGATGTGCACACCAAGCAGCCAAGTCAGCCTTTGCCAGACCCTTCAAAGGGCGCCAGTGGAGGCGGAGCTTGGACGGTCCCTCGTCGTGCTCGATCTCTGCAACGGCATGCGGGATAGCTTCATGGAATTGAAGTTGACTGTCCAAGAGCTACTGTTGGCTCTCAGGAGAGGAGAAGGTGTGTCTTCTCAAGTCAAGGCATATGTCCGGCTAGTAAACAAGGTGCAAAAACAGTTCAAGAAGATCAGCAAGAAAACTACTTCCGACAAGAACGGCTCTAGGGTGGTGATGCTAATGGCAGAAGCAAGAGAGATCACCATGTCACTGCTCGAATCCACGTCCTCAATCTTGTCGAAGCAAGTTGAGATGCCCAAGTGGTCTCTTGCCTCCAAAACATTCCAGAGGAGCAAAGTTGTGTGCCAAGAGGAGCAATTGCAGGCACTGGAGCACAGTATTGGAGATCTTGAGAGCGGAGTGGAACTTCTCTACAGGAGATTGATCCAAAACAGAGTCTCTCTTCTGAATATTCTTAGCTCATATATACCCTGAGCTCTAGTTCACTGCGGTTGGCATCCACCTTTTAAAGGATCGTTAATCAATCATGATAGAAATTTTGCAGTATGTATACTTGTGGATATGTATAGGAAGTTCACTGAACCGGAGAGCAAAAGAAAAACAATTTTGTCAATTTCATTTCACTGAATTTTCTCATTTCTGCTAAACTCTAACATTATTTACATGGCTAGGTGCCTAGATACAACTCTTTCAGTAGAATGTTTGTTAGATACAAATGATATTTACAGGTCTTCgtaaataattaataaaatgacTGCATGCATCCCCTGATGCAGAAGCCAGGGGGTCATCTTCCTTTTCGTAAAAAAATAGTACACCCCACCTTTTTTTAAGATTTTATGATTATAGGATTACGGGTAGAGACAGCACATAAACAAATATCTGGCATGGCGAGCTAAAAGACCCGATAAATCTCAATGTTAACTTCAGTTAACACACCACCATATCTCTTCATATCCTCGCTAAAAGAACTGCACCCAGCTGCACCGATCTCTGAAAAACTAGTAGCGATTATAATGCTTCTAGAGATACCTGAAGGGGTTCGATTAGACTTTTGTCCCTTCAGATTCTGGCGATAAGGGGAATTTTGCTTACCGAGAATGGGATCCGTCAATCGCGTGTTCAAAACAAATACTTGTAGACCCAATCTGGCTCTTATACTCCATTGTAATAACTCAATATCGGTACACTATAAGCGCGACACAGGACCCATGTCGGGAGCCTGAAGCTGGGCAACCTCCATATCTCTTTTGTCTCCGACGAGATACCCTCAAGCTCCGAACTCCCTCTCTGTACTGTCTTGCATGACCTCAGACACAAAGGATGCGCCGACAGGTCGAGCTCCGCAACCACCGGCTCCAAGGAAAAGCCACCACGGCAGAGGTCGGCAGTAAGGAGGCCAAAGAGGATGGTGGAGGGGTCGCGGTAGGGTTCCCTTGGTGCTGGTTGGAGGGGGCGTTACGAGTGGCCAGTGGCAAATTTTAgtgttttgacccttttctgAAATCTATTCGAGATTTAACCCTAGTTTGAAAAAAATTCGAGATCTGACTCTTTTGGTACCGCCAGAGTCTATGGCGGTATGGTATAACAGCCTACTGCCAGGGACTTTGGCGGTAGGAAACATCGCTACCGCCAACCCACACTCTTGTGAAAGAGCCCGCTCCCGCGACCCGCTCCCACCCCCCAAACcctcgccaccgccgccacctcccCTGCCCATCTCCGACGGGATCCGGCCGCCCTCGCCGGCACGCGGCCCGGATCCgctcccccctcccccgcccTCCCTTCCCCGCCCCTCCTTCCGCCCTCGTGTCGCCTCCCCGGGAGGCAACCGGGGCGGCCCCCGCGCCTCTCCTCTCGGCTTcgcctcctcttcctctcccctgCCGTCGCCGGCGGGCACCCCCGGCTCCGGCCCGGGGGGTGCCGGCGGCGGCAGGATCTCCTCTCCCCGCGCGCGCGTCCTCCTGGCCTGGGGTAGGGGGGCGGCGACGGTGTCGCTCGGCTGGGCTGCGGTCCGGTGACCCGGTGGGGTGGCCGGCGGCGAACATGGTGGCGGCGTTGCTCCTTGGCGGCGAGGCGGCGTGGTGGTGCAGGGTGGCCGACGTCGTGCCctcggcccagatctgggcccgGCGGGCCCCATCTGGGTCCTAGCGGGCCGGCCCCTGGCGTGGCCTCATTGTCTACGACGCGGTGAGGAGGAGGAGCGGCTCGGATATGGGGCGTCGGCGCCGATGGCGTGCCGGCAGCAGCGCGAAGGCGGGAGCTTTACGGGCCCACGAGGGCTCGGCCGGGCCTGTGGGCCCACGGGCCTGGTGTGCTCCTGCTATTGCGTCCGGACGGCTACCGTCGCTGACGGTGGAGGTGGGGCCCTCCCGCGTGCCGACGGTGCTGATGCCCTAGTCTCGGCTCTGATTCTTCGTCACGCTGTCCTCACTTCACGGTGCCGTGGTGAGACGGCGTGGGGGCCTCATGACCATGTTGGCGCATGGTGGTGGTTGGTTTGGTGGCTGGATCCGGAGCGCCCGAGGTGCGGGTTGGGATCGGGAGAAACCCCTGTCGGCATGGCCGACACCGGCGCAGTGGCGCCTGTGGGTGCCACCTGACCTTCCGGGAGGGCGTCGGGGGCTACCCTTCCTCTCGCCTCGTCGTGTaccgggggaaacccttggcAGCAGCGTCGCCATCATCGCgatccttcttggaggtgttgataGGTGCCGACGCTTCGGAGTCTTGGAGCCTAGCGGAAGATCTCGGTGGGCGCTGCGATCGCGAGGCTTCTTTGTTTTTGTTGATCCGCCGTAGTCGACATTTGTTTCTTTTGCTCTTTCTCCGTCGTTTCTTTTGGGCGTGAATGTGCTGCTTCCGCCCCAGCACCTATCTCTGTATGGTTCGGTTGGTTGCTTtgtatataaagaggggggaaaccctttttcggCACAACCCTACCGCCAAGGTGCTTGGCGGTAGGCACGAGCACACACTGTGGTCAATACTTAGGAGGTTTTTGGCGGTAGGGCATGCAACCCTACCGCCAGGGACCTTGGCGGTAGGCTGTTATACCCTACCACCAAGATCCCTGgcggtagcaaaagggtcagatCTCGAATTTTTTTCAAACTAGGGTCAAATCTCGAATATGTTTcagaaaagggtcaaaacacgaaatttagTCGTGGCCAGTAAGTCGGGCTCCGACGAGTCTCCAACAGGATATTTGTAACCACAGGTATACATAGATATTTTGTTCTTACTAGTACATTTCTCCTATATGCACCAAGCATGGGTCATCGATCAGTTTACACCCTGTCCCGTCCCCCGTGTCGCCCACCCCGCAGGTGACCCAAgcggaaccctagccgccaggcgaactccctcctcatcaGACCTTCCTCCCATCGCCGCCACCAGCAGGCGCCGCTGGGCAAAGCCcgtgcagcggcggcggcggggcactCCGATTCTCCTTCTCACGGTGCTCGGGCGTTGCGGGGTGTCCGTCGTGGGAGCACGTGGTCGCCGTGACGAGCTTGTGCTGGGGCTGCGCGATAAGCGTGTACGGCACGCGGGAACGCGTGTCGTGCGCGGACGCGGGCGTGGGGATCTGGCTCTcatggcgcggcggcggctggcAGATCGAATCTCGAGGCGGCGGCCTCGACCGGTGGTGCGCGGTGCGGCCTGCCTGGCGGGCGGCACCCGCGGGTGCAGATGGGGGCCCTTCCATGGCTGCGTGGGCGCCGTGGAGGCAGCGGCGCTGCGGCGGCTTCTCGATGGCCGACCGGAGTTCCATGGGAGGCGTCATCTCCGACTCGATCTATTCTGGTTCGTGCTGGCTACGGTACTTAGCGACTACGGTCGAC is from Triticum urartu cultivar G1812 unplaced genomic scaffold, Tu2.1 TuUngrouped_contig_29, whole genome shotgun sequence and encodes:
- the LOC125527106 gene encoding uncharacterized protein LOC125527106; protein product: MAYHLRSASTPSRPRSNKTEVEQQLQSLSTTISSPSATIDTMCDGLRRLGDIYSCIEKMMCTPSSQVSLCQTLQRAPVEAELGRSLVVLDLCNGMRDSFMELKLTVQELLLALRRGEGVSSQVKAYVRLVNKVQKQFKKISKKTTSDKNGSRVVMLMAEAREITMSLLESTSSILSKQVEMPKWSLASKTFQRSKVVCQEEQLQALEHSIGDLESGVELLYRRLIQNRVSLLNILSSYIP
- the LOC125527107 gene encoding uncharacterized protein LOC125527107 — its product is MAYHLRSASAPSSPRSNKPQVEQQLQSLSATISSPLVTIDTACKGLMKLEDIYSCIEEMMCTPSNQVSFCKTLQRVAVEAELGRSLVVLDLCNAMQETLMELKMTVQELLLVLKRGEDVTCQFKAYIRLAKKAQKQFKKISKKTASDKNDSRMVMLMAEAREITISLLESISCILSKQIEMPKWSLVSKTLQKSKVVCKEEQLRALECSIEDLESGVELLYRSLIQNRVFLLNALSL